One Candidatus Zixiibacteriota bacterium genomic window carries:
- a CDS encoding LOG family protein — MKKKLTPAQMSKRLGQSSAYRIAYKDHDFLDSGYARPARLQLELLKPETILRREGIASTIVCFGGTRIVEPKEARAELRKIENKLKHRPSDKELRRQMRVAKSVLAKSRFYDEAREFARLVSIESQGNDNHEYVIVTGGGPGIMEAANRGAYDIGAKSIGLNITLPMEQEPNAYITPELCMQFHYFAIRKMHFMLRAKALVAFPGGYGTLDELFEGLTLVQTKKIKPLPVILFGEKFWKGFIDFEYLAKQGTIDPEDLKLFVYADHAADAWDYIKYFYQGE, encoded by the coding sequence ATGAAGAAGAAACTTACCCCCGCTCAAATGTCAAAGCGTCTAGGTCAATCATCGGCCTATCGGATCGCATATAAGGATCATGATTTTCTGGATTCTGGCTATGCTCGTCCAGCCCGGCTTCAATTAGAGTTGCTTAAACCCGAGACCATTCTTCGTCGAGAGGGGATTGCTTCGACTATTGTCTGTTTCGGCGGGACACGCATAGTCGAGCCGAAAGAGGCCAGGGCAGAACTGCGAAAGATCGAGAATAAGCTCAAGCATCGCCCTTCAGACAAAGAACTACGTCGACAAATGCGAGTAGCTAAATCAGTTTTGGCTAAATCACGTTTCTACGATGAAGCTCGTGAGTTTGCGCGGTTGGTTTCTATTGAAAGTCAGGGCAACGACAACCACGAGTACGTCATAGTTACCGGCGGCGGTCCGGGGATCATGGAGGCAGCTAATCGTGGTGCGTATGATATTGGCGCTAAATCAATCGGTCTGAATATCACGCTGCCGATGGAACAGGAACCAAACGCCTACATCACTCCTGAGCTGTGTATGCAGTTCCACTACTTTGCAATTCGTAAAATGCACTTCATGCTTAGGGCGAAAGCATTGGTGGCATTCCCGGGTGGATACGGTACGCTCGATGAACTGTTCGAGGGACTCACTCTGGTACAGACTAAGAAGATCAAACCACTGCCGGTCATTCTCTTTGGTGAGAAATTCTGGAAGGGTTTCATCGATTTTGAATACCTGGCCAAACAAGGCACGATTGATCCCGAGGATCTCAAGCTGTTTGTCTATGCGGATCACGCCGCAGACGCCTGGGATTACATCAAGTATTTCTATCAGGGGGAGTAG
- a CDS encoding MBL fold metallo-hydrolase, translated as MITLAFHGAAGTVTGSKYLVRVNDRQVMVDCGMFQGRRSLRQKNWEPLPFDASDVDAIILTHAHIDHIGYSPKMAREGFNGPLYATPPTVDIARMSLIDAAHIQEEDAEYRNKKGITRHEKALPLFDRKDVEKLHGQFEAVRFDEWTTIGTEIKFRFGVIGHILGAAFVEMILNDGDHEVSILFSGDVGRYGNPLVHNPSPPPQTDYVVCESTYGGRIHEPEDPYFIFSEIINDVIARKSILLIPAFAIGRTQQIAYLIHDLIEKKRIPPIGIHIDSPMAIRSTDIYVKYPDYHKVDIECLSGKKCILNGQHVSLHRKRKSSKLLNRLTGPAIIMSASGMLTGGRIMHHLMMRLPKAENTIMLAGFMAEGTLGRKLADGADKIYIHKQPVEVRAKLVKLHGLSGHGDYQEILHWLEPFTESPKKVFVTHGEESQNIAMAGHLKKEKGWDCHIPSLHETVEL; from the coding sequence TTGATTACGCTAGCCTTTCACGGTGCCGCCGGAACAGTCACCGGGTCAAAGTATCTTGTCCGCGTCAATGATCGACAGGTCATGGTCGATTGTGGTATGTTTCAGGGCCGACGATCCCTGCGCCAGAAAAACTGGGAGCCGCTCCCGTTTGATGCCTCCGATGTGGATGCCATAATTCTCACCCACGCTCATATCGACCATATTGGATACTCGCCCAAGATGGCCAGGGAGGGATTTAACGGGCCACTCTATGCCACACCTCCGACTGTGGATATCGCTCGCATGTCATTGATCGATGCCGCTCATATACAAGAGGAGGATGCCGAGTATCGTAACAAGAAGGGAATCACCCGGCATGAGAAGGCGCTGCCGCTATTCGATCGCAAGGATGTAGAAAAGCTCCATGGTCAGTTTGAGGCGGTCAGGTTTGACGAATGGACCACTATTGGGACTGAGATTAAATTTCGTTTCGGTGTTATCGGCCATATTCTGGGGGCGGCCTTCGTTGAGATGATTCTCAACGACGGAGACCATGAAGTGTCAATTCTTTTCTCAGGTGATGTTGGCCGCTATGGCAATCCGTTGGTTCACAATCCCAGTCCGCCCCCGCAGACCGATTATGTGGTGTGTGAATCCACCTATGGTGGGCGTATCCACGAACCTGAAGACCCCTATTTCATATTTTCTGAAATCATCAACGATGTGATAGCGCGCAAGAGTATTTTACTCATCCCTGCCTTTGCCATCGGGCGTACGCAGCAGATTGCCTACTTGATCCATGACCTGATCGAGAAGAAACGCATCCCCCCGATCGGTATCCACATTGACTCGCCAATGGCTATCAGATCGACTGACATCTATGTCAAGTATCCTGACTATCACAAGGTTGACATCGAGTGCCTGAGCGGCAAGAAGTGTATTCTTAACGGTCAGCATGTGTCTTTACATCGCAAGCGTAAATCATCTAAACTTCTCAATCGACTGACTGGCCCCGCCATTATTATGTCGGCCAGCGGTATGTTGACCGGGGGACGCATTATGCATCACCTGATGATGCGACTTCCCAAGGCGGAAAATACGATTATGCTGGCCGGTTTCATGGCCGAGGGAACTCTTGGTCGGAAACTGGCTGATGGCGCTGACAAGATTTACATCCACAAACAACCGGTGGAAGTCAGGGCGAAACTGGTCAAGCTGCATGGACTTTCCGGACATGGAGATTATCAGGAAATTTTGCACTGGCTGGAGCCTTTCACCGAGTCACCGAAAAAAGTGTTTGTAACGCACGGTGAAGAGTCACAGAATATCGCTATGGCTGGGCACCTTAAGAAAGAAAAAGGCTGGGACTGTCACATTCCGAGTCTTCACGAAACGGTAGAATTGTAA
- a CDS encoding 6-phosphofructokinase, with product MGKKMKRIGVLTGGGDCPGLNAVLRAVVKTADNDYDVKVLGFIDGYEGLILNRYRELTNRDVSGILTRGGTILGTSNRADPFHYPVLEGEDYVYLDRSNQAVRNFEALGLDVLVAIGGDGTMAASEGMIKLGLPIVGVPKTIDNDLFGTDITFGFDSALATATDAVDKIHTTAQSHHRVMIIEVMGRYAGWLALSSGLAGGGDIILIPEFPYDIEAVCSAIKDRNAAGKRFSIVVVGEGAHPAGGSMVVDRRIETSPDAIRLGGISRQVAAQIEGLTNLECRVTILGHLLRGGSPTAFDRILATRYGTEAVHMVMRGEMGQMVAMKDGQIGSTPMSEVAGKLRLVTPDHPLVKASLSLGICVGLPKGVPIEESLIEEATT from the coding sequence ATGGGAAAGAAGATGAAAAGAATTGGTGTACTAACGGGCGGCGGCGATTGTCCGGGCTTGAACGCTGTGCTGCGCGCAGTCGTGAAAACGGCAGATAACGATTATGACGTTAAAGTCCTTGGCTTCATTGACGGATATGAGGGCCTGATTTTAAATCGCTATCGCGAACTTACCAACAGGGATGTCTCCGGCATCCTGACTCGCGGTGGTACGATCCTGGGTACTTCGAATCGAGCCGATCCATTTCATTATCCTGTGCTGGAGGGCGAGGATTACGTATACCTTGATCGCTCCAACCAAGCCGTCAGGAATTTTGAAGCACTCGGACTGGATGTTCTTGTTGCCATTGGTGGGGATGGGACTATGGCGGCTTCCGAGGGAATGATAAAGCTAGGGCTACCCATTGTGGGTGTACCCAAGACGATTGATAACGATTTGTTCGGTACTGATATAACTTTTGGATTTGACTCCGCATTGGCTACCGCCACAGATGCCGTGGACAAGATTCACACTACTGCCCAGTCGCACCATCGGGTAATGATAATCGAAGTTATGGGGCGTTATGCGGGGTGGCTGGCGCTCAGTTCAGGTCTGGCCGGTGGCGGCGACATTATTCTCATCCCGGAGTTTCCTTACGATATAGAGGCTGTCTGTAGTGCTATCAAGGATCGCAACGCGGCCGGTAAACGTTTCTCCATTGTGGTGGTGGGCGAAGGAGCCCATCCTGCAGGCGGTAGCATGGTTGTGGATCGCCGGATAGAGACGTCTCCCGATGCCATCCGTCTGGGTGGAATATCTCGGCAGGTGGCCGCTCAGATTGAGGGCCTGACCAATCTTGAATGTCGGGTAACAATCCTGGGCCATCTTCTCAGGGGTGGTTCACCCACAGCCTTCGACCGTATTCTTGCCACCCGTTACGGTACCGAGGCGGTCCACATGGTGATGAGAGGGGAGATGGGGCAGATGGTGGCTATGAAAGACGGCCAGATTGGCTCGACCCCGATGTCTGAAGTAGCAGGTAAACTTCGCCTCGTAACGCCTGACCATCCCTTGGTCAAAGCGTCCTTGTCACTTGGAATATGTGTTGGACTGCCGAAGGGTGTGCCAATCGAAGAATCATTGATTGAAGAAGCAACGACATAG
- the glgP gene encoding alpha-glucan family phosphorylase, with translation MVVWGDTVIVDLLVTKNKRPTIGKAMRLKQFLVLPRLPERILVLQELAQNLWYSWNWNLVKLFIRLDPEMWEQCYQNPVEMLSKLPQETLQRAAEDDGFVASLDRTHQKYRNYLGLKRWFQYEHEDLQGSTIAYFSLEYGLDTGLPVYSGGLGVLSGDTLKAASDLGLPMVAVGLLYRYGYFRQFLSSDGWQQERYEENDWYHMPVQLVRDDNDEPVRVTVMLGDTPVQLQIWKVSVGLIPLYLLDANIPENSTKCREVTSVLYGGDKDMRIRQEIILGVGGVRALRALGIDPTIFHLNEGHSWFLTLERIRNLMQEQKLSYQEAEQNVWSTTVFTTHTPVPAGNEKFETVLVHRYLSNLVSELGISWKDFIAMGRVMPDDESESFGMTVAALKTAAFANGVSVLHGRVSREMWHNIWPELPISEVPIRAITNGVHLGSWISHDLQELYESYFGSAYTEHPGAPEHWERVKKIPDAELWRTHNRRRERLVFFARKRLKQQLIRRGSSELVINQADQILDPRILTIGFARRFSTYKRGDLIFSDPDRLERIVNDDDHPVQIILAGKAHPLDSPGKEIIKEIIGLISQERFRNRIIFLEDYDINVARYMVQGSDVWLNTPRRPQEASGTSGMKAALNGSLHLSILDGWWDEGYCDDTGFKIGNGEEYDNIEVQNRLESEMLYNTLETEVIPLFYDRNDRGNPLRWINKMKASIKMAGQMFSAHNMLTNYANRCYAPAIRHARELSADGFAVTRSVTSWLEHMTQEWHNIVIENVDIPGLDATVYVGQKFPVTIKISMGDISPDDVRVEMISGHLNSQSEIEQYTPVPATLVESNDDGVCTFTGWVRCIDSGRFGVRARVIPNNKHLPHTLKPKLISWW, from the coding sequence GTGGTTGTTTGGGGCGATACTGTGATTGTAGACTTATTGGTTACGAAAAACAAACGTCCTACTATCGGGAAAGCTATGCGTCTGAAACAGTTCCTTGTATTGCCAAGATTGCCCGAGCGGATTCTGGTTCTCCAGGAGTTGGCCCAGAACCTCTGGTACTCGTGGAATTGGAATCTGGTGAAGCTTTTCATCAGGCTCGACCCCGAAATGTGGGAGCAGTGTTATCAGAATCCAGTCGAGATGCTTTCCAAACTACCCCAGGAAACTCTCCAAAGGGCTGCCGAGGATGACGGTTTCGTGGCCAGTCTGGACCGAACCCACCAGAAGTATCGTAATTATCTTGGCCTGAAGCGATGGTTCCAGTACGAGCATGAAGACCTCCAGGGAAGCACAATCGCCTATTTCTCTCTGGAGTACGGTCTTGATACCGGACTGCCAGTTTATTCCGGAGGACTTGGCGTACTTTCCGGAGATACCTTGAAGGCCGCATCCGACCTGGGCTTACCTATGGTCGCTGTCGGATTGTTATACCGTTACGGTTATTTTCGGCAGTTCCTCTCCTCGGACGGCTGGCAGCAGGAACGCTATGAAGAGAACGACTGGTATCACATGCCGGTGCAACTTGTCAGAGATGATAATGATGAACCGGTGCGTGTGACTGTGATGCTGGGAGATACACCGGTCCAATTACAGATATGGAAAGTGAGCGTGGGGCTTATACCGCTGTACTTGCTCGACGCGAACATTCCTGAGAACTCTACCAAATGTCGTGAGGTTACATCCGTTCTCTACGGCGGCGACAAGGACATGCGCATCCGGCAGGAGATTATCCTTGGGGTGGGCGGTGTGCGTGCCTTGCGTGCGCTGGGCATCGACCCTACGATTTTTCATCTAAACGAAGGCCATTCATGGTTCCTCACATTGGAGCGGATTCGTAACCTGATGCAGGAACAAAAACTGAGTTACCAGGAGGCTGAGCAAAATGTGTGGAGCACGACCGTGTTCACCACCCATACGCCGGTCCCGGCCGGGAATGAGAAATTCGAGACCGTGTTGGTCCACCGGTATCTGTCGAACCTGGTATCCGAACTTGGTATTTCGTGGAAGGATTTCATTGCCATGGGACGGGTGATGCCCGATGACGAATCAGAATCATTCGGCATGACGGTAGCCGCCCTGAAAACAGCCGCTTTCGCTAACGGCGTATCCGTTCTGCATGGCCGGGTGTCGCGAGAGATGTGGCACAACATATGGCCCGAACTACCCATCTCGGAAGTACCCATTCGTGCCATCACCAACGGGGTTCATCTGGGATCCTGGATTTCGCACGACCTCCAGGAATTATACGAGTCATATTTCGGTTCGGCCTATACCGAACATCCCGGCGCACCTGAGCACTGGGAACGAGTGAAGAAAATACCGGATGCAGAGTTGTGGCGGACTCATAACCGACGCCGCGAGCGACTGGTGTTTTTCGCTCGCAAACGTCTCAAGCAGCAATTGATCCGGCGGGGTTCTTCAGAACTGGTGATCAACCAGGCAGACCAAATACTCGATCCGCGTATCCTGACTATTGGCTTCGCCCGCCGCTTCTCGACATATAAACGCGGCGATTTAATTTTCTCCGATCCCGATCGACTGGAAAGGATAGTCAACGATGATGACCACCCGGTGCAGATTATCCTGGCTGGCAAAGCTCACCCCCTTGACAGTCCGGGAAAAGAGATCATCAAGGAGATTATCGGTCTCATATCACAGGAACGGTTCCGCAATCGTATCATCTTCCTTGAGGACTACGACATAAATGTTGCCCGATATATGGTTCAGGGTTCCGATGTCTGGCTGAATACTCCGCGGCGTCCCCAGGAAGCTTCCGGTACATCCGGCATGAAAGCAGCCTTGAATGGCTCGCTGCATCTGTCTATCCTCGATGGCTGGTGGGACGAGGGGTACTGTGATGATACTGGGTTCAAGATTGGCAACGGTGAAGAGTACGACAACATCGAAGTTCAGAACCGGCTGGAGTCGGAGATGCTCTACAACACGCTCGAAACGGAAGTCATCCCCCTCTTCTATGATCGTAATGACCGTGGGAATCCGCTACGCTGGATAAATAAAATGAAAGCTTCCATCAAGATGGCCGGACAGATGTTCTCGGCTCACAACATGCTTACTAATTACGCCAACCGGTGCTATGCCCCGGCGATCAGGCACGCCCGAGAATTGTCTGCCGACGGGTTCGCTGTTACGCGTTCCGTAACTTCGTGGCTGGAACATATGACCCAGGAATGGCACAACATCGTCATTGAAAATGTTGATATACCAGGACTTGATGCTACCGTTTACGTAGGTCAAAAATTCCCGGTAACTATCAAAATTAGTATGGGGGATATCTCTCCTGATGATGTGCGAGTAGAGATGATCTCAGGCCACCTCAATTCGCAGAGCGAAATAGAACAATATACTCCGGTGCCGGCGACTCTGGTCGAGAGCAACGATGACGGTGTGTGTACTTTCACGGGGTGGGTCAGATGCATCGACTCGGGACGCTTCGGTGTTCGTGCCCGCGTGATTCCAAACAACAAGCATCTCCCCCACACCCTGAAACCCAAACTGATTTCATGGTGGTAG
- a CDS encoding insulinase family protein, protein MTHVKAGPLAVLVCLMLLVAATASAFDFSELENSVGEYTLKNGLKVLIMERHDAPVVSCLTYANVGGSDDPKEYSGMAHMFEHMAFKGTKSVGSKDIDKELELIAIEDSVFLELRTERKKGRFADSTRIAALEAAYDSAREASYELIEPNEFGNIIEREGGVGLNAFTSYDETVYFFSLPSNKVELWMALESERFLNPVLREMYKERDVVAEERRMRTESNPIGKLIEDFISTSFKAHPYGRPIVGHMSDIQNYSRDAAIEYFEKYYGPSNLTIAIVGDVKTKDVLKLAKKYWERIPYRPAPELLATVEPEQKGERRVAIEDPAQPFYIVGWHIPEATHPDRPALDALTDYLGQGRTSLLYKNLVKEKKAALNIGAFGGFPGDKYPGLVAVYAMAAAEHDNPELEAEIFAEVEKLKTELIPAEEIEKIKARAKAQFINGMDDNNGIAMQLAAYQTRWGNWRELFRELDRINAVTAEDIQRVAIEYLTKKNRTVGMIIHQES, encoded by the coding sequence ATGACACACGTTAAAGCCGGACCATTGGCTGTACTGGTCTGCCTGATGCTGCTTGTGGCGGCGACGGCCTCAGCCTTTGATTTCTCGGAACTTGAGAATTCTGTCGGCGAGTACACGCTGAAAAATGGGCTTAAGGTACTTATCATGGAGCGTCACGACGCTCCGGTCGTGTCCTGTCTTACTTATGCAAATGTGGGTGGATCGGATGACCCCAAGGAATACTCGGGCATGGCCCACATGTTTGAGCACATGGCCTTCAAAGGCACCAAGAGTGTTGGCTCCAAAGACATTGACAAAGAACTGGAATTGATCGCCATTGAGGACAGCGTTTTCCTCGAATTGCGCACCGAGCGTAAAAAGGGACGCTTCGCCGATTCAACCCGCATTGCTGCCCTCGAAGCAGCCTACGATTCAGCTCGCGAGGCTTCGTATGAGTTGATCGAGCCAAATGAGTTTGGCAACATAATTGAGCGTGAAGGAGGCGTCGGCCTCAACGCTTTCACCAGCTATGACGAGACAGTCTATTTCTTCAGTCTGCCGTCGAACAAAGTGGAACTCTGGATGGCTTTGGAATCGGAACGCTTTCTCAATCCCGTCTTGAGAGAGATGTACAAGGAACGTGACGTCGTGGCCGAAGAACGCCGTATGCGCACAGAGTCCAACCCTATTGGCAAACTGATCGAGGACTTCATCTCTACTTCCTTTAAGGCTCACCCGTATGGCCGACCCATAGTTGGTCACATGTCAGACATTCAAAACTACTCCCGCGATGCGGCCATCGAGTATTTTGAGAAATACTACGGACCATCCAATCTTACTATTGCCATCGTTGGAGACGTCAAAACCAAAGATGTCCTCAAGCTGGCCAAGAAATATTGGGAGCGCATCCCCTATCGTCCGGCCCCGGAACTACTGGCTACAGTAGAACCGGAACAGAAGGGCGAACGTCGTGTAGCAATCGAAGATCCGGCACAGCCTTTCTACATTGTAGGTTGGCATATTCCTGAAGCAACTCACCCCGATCGCCCAGCCCTTGATGCCCTTACCGATTACCTGGGGCAGGGTCGGACGTCTCTTCTGTACAAAAACCTCGTGAAAGAGAAAAAAGCCGCGCTTAATATAGGCGCCTTTGGTGGTTTCCCCGGTGACAAATATCCCGGTCTGGTCGCTGTATATGCCATGGCTGCGGCCGAGCATGACAACCCTGAACTTGAAGCAGAGATCTTCGCTGAGGTCGAGAAGCTCAAGACGGAGTTGATCCCGGCCGAAGAAATTGAGAAAATCAAGGCTCGAGCCAAGGCACAGTTCATCAATGGCATGGACGACAACAATGGTATTGCAATGCAACTGGCCGCCTATCAAACCCGTTGGGGTAACTGGCGCGAGTTATTCCGCGAATTAGATCGCATCAATGCTGTTACAGCCGAGGACATTCAGCGAGTAGCCATAGAGTACTTGACAAAGAAAAACCGTACCGTCGGTATGATCATTCACCAGGAAAGCTAA
- a CDS encoding insulinase family protein, producing MIRKQIFSFVALAFLLALVAGPGMAQDIDKIEYPKLNKLEIPEVEKVTLENGLRLYLLPDRSMPIFRSSARINCGGHLDPAEKIGLASVCGTVLRTGGTAKWTGDEIDEQLEAIGGYVETFIGNTSGGANINVLSEYTDLGLEVLTEVLRSPVFDQDKIDLAKVQMRSGISRRNDDPMQIAIREYRKVLYGSESPFARHVEYTTINAIERQDLVDFHAAYFKPQNVQLAFWGDFDSKELVEKIKAHFDDWVREGDPVPPLPEVDYKFENEVYYVNKADVNQTNIILGHIGGLTTDEDYPSRIVMNNIFGGSFGSRMFNAVRSREGLAYAAFGVYTANISYPGMFYAFASTKSETTAKCVREMIKVIEQMHTDPPTENEMRAGKDGYLNSFVFNFDSKGEVVRRLMTYDFYNLPDDFLFLEKEKVEKVSPEDVMTAAKANLRPDALRIVVVGKGEDFEMPLDQLGLGNVVEIDITIPSGVEEKELVINDETIAKGTEILSAAIEAHGGLAAYKNVKSVWRKATLTLVTPNGEFPVQSEGIDVFPDQSMGLINVMGQKIYSSIRDGNTGWKTDQATMQLAPMTEEDILDHDKQRNRNTLRIFSSLDEPYYQAVFDGAGTVEGTDINWVAVVGNDGDVICRFAFTTTSNELVCKSYADEDGSVEEIYSNLTVVEGIKVPFKSVRNVNGQKAMTFDISTYTINGDIPADAFSKPE from the coding sequence ATGATTCGCAAACAAATATTTTCATTTGTCGCCCTGGCCTTCCTGCTGGCTCTTGTGGCTGGCCCCGGCATGGCACAGGATATCGACAAAATCGAGTACCCCAAGCTGAACAAGCTGGAAATCCCTGAAGTTGAGAAGGTCACTCTCGAGAATGGCCTCCGACTTTATCTGCTTCCTGATCGCAGTATGCCTATCTTCAGAAGCTCCGCCCGCATCAATTGTGGCGGTCACCTCGACCCGGCCGAGAAGATCGGTCTGGCGTCCGTTTGCGGTACTGTCCTTCGTACCGGAGGTACAGCCAAGTGGACCGGTGACGAAATAGACGAGCAACTGGAAGCCATCGGTGGTTATGTCGAGACATTCATTGGCAATACCTCTGGTGGGGCTAATATCAATGTTCTTAGTGAGTACACTGATCTGGGTCTGGAAGTGCTGACCGAAGTTCTTCGTAGCCCAGTATTTGATCAAGACAAGATCGATCTGGCCAAGGTGCAGATGCGTTCAGGCATCTCGCGCCGGAATGACGACCCGATGCAAATTGCAATCCGCGAGTATAGAAAAGTCCTCTACGGATCGGAATCTCCATTTGCTCGTCACGTTGAATACACCACCATCAACGCTATCGAGCGACAGGATCTGGTCGACTTTCATGCCGCCTATTTCAAACCACAGAACGTGCAGTTGGCTTTCTGGGGTGACTTCGATTCCAAGGAACTGGTTGAGAAGATCAAGGCTCATTTCGACGACTGGGTTCGCGAGGGTGACCCGGTTCCTCCACTCCCCGAAGTGGACTACAAGTTTGAGAATGAAGTGTACTACGTCAACAAAGCTGACGTTAACCAGACCAATATCATCCTGGGCCATATCGGCGGCCTTACGACCGACGAGGACTACCCGTCCCGGATCGTCATGAACAATATCTTCGGTGGCTCGTTTGGTTCGCGGATGTTCAATGCCGTCCGTTCCCGTGAAGGTCTGGCCTATGCTGCTTTCGGCGTGTATACTGCCAACATCTCGTATCCCGGCATGTTCTATGCCTTTGCTTCGACCAAATCCGAAACCACTGCGAAGTGCGTGCGCGAGATGATCAAAGTCATTGAGCAGATGCATACCGACCCACCTACAGAGAACGAGATGCGAGCCGGCAAGGACGGCTATCTAAATTCATTCGTATTCAACTTCGATTCCAAGGGTGAAGTTGTCCGTCGTCTGATGACCTACGACTTCTATAACCTTCCCGATGACTTCCTATTCCTGGAGAAGGAAAAGGTAGAGAAGGTTTCCCCTGAAGATGTCATGACCGCCGCCAAAGCCAATCTACGACCGGATGCGCTTCGCATCGTTGTCGTTGGCAAGGGCGAAGATTTTGAGATGCCCCTTGATCAGCTTGGCCTTGGCAATGTTGTTGAGATCGACATCACTATCCCCAGTGGAGTTGAAGAAAAAGAGTTGGTAATCAACGACGAAACCATCGCCAAAGGAACTGAGATTCTCAGTGCGGCTATCGAAGCTCACGGTGGTCTGGCAGCCTACAAGAACGTCAAATCTGTTTGGCGCAAGGCTACATTGACGCTGGTAACTCCCAACGGTGAATTTCCTGTACAATCTGAAGGGATCGACGTTTTCCCAGACCAGAGTATGGGACTTATTAATGTCATGGGGCAGAAGATCTATTCTTCCATTCGTGACGGCAACACCGGCTGGAAGACTGACCAAGCCACCATGCAGTTGGCGCCAATGACCGAGGAGGACATCCTGGATCATGACAAGCAGCGTAACCGAAACACACTGCGTATTTTCTCAAGTCTGGACGAACCGTACTATCAGGCCGTATTTGACGGAGCTGGTACAGTGGAAGGTACAGACATAAACTGGGTCGCCGTGGTCGGTAACGATGGGGACGTGATCTGTCGATTCGCTTTCACTACCACTAGTAACGAGCTGGTGTGCAAGAGCTATGCTGATGAAGATGGATCGGTGGAGGAGATTTATTCCAATCTCACCGTTGTTGAAGGTATCAAGGTACCCTTCAAGTCGGTACGCAACGTTAACGGCCAGAAGGCAATGACATTTGATATCTCTACGTACACCATCAATGGCGACATTCCAGCCGATGCTTTTTCGAAGCCGGAATAG
- the purD gene encoding phosphoribosylamine--glycine ligase, protein MKVFVIGSGGREHALVWKLKRSKKVDKIFCAPGNAGIGQIAKCVNIQADNIKALGDFANRNKIGLTVVGPEVPLTKGIVDEFQRRRLKIFGPNKQASQLEGSKVFAKEFMRKYHIPTAAFKVFTVAAEAIGFCHSVDFPVIIKADGLAAGKGVVVAKNLKQATTTIEEMMIRHRFGRAGNKIVIESFLKGEEVSVMAITDGKAIIPFLSSQDHKQAYDGDRGPNTGGMGAYCPTRILDDYLVDQIRDYILQPTMTGLHKESITYKGVLYVGLMITESGPKVLEFNCRFGDPETQAVLPLLKTDLLDLMLASVNQKLGSGRKIEWSQKEAACVVMASKGYPGKYRTGLKITGLHNIGDNNCHIFHAGTVPKGNHLMTNGGRVLGVVGIDKNLQQALNRAYRAINKIRFEGAIYRRDIGFRALNKTREQV, encoded by the coding sequence ATGAAAGTATTTGTGATAGGCTCCGGTGGACGCGAACACGCCCTTGTCTGGAAATTGAAGAGATCGAAGAAGGTCGATAAGATTTTCTGTGCTCCCGGAAACGCCGGAATCGGACAGATTGCTAAGTGTGTTAACATCCAGGCGGATAATATCAAGGCCCTGGGAGATTTCGCCAATCGCAACAAAATCGGTCTGACTGTGGTTGGTCCGGAGGTTCCTCTTACCAAAGGGATCGTTGACGAATTCCAGCGACGGCGATTGAAAATATTCGGCCCTAACAAGCAGGCATCGCAGCTTGAAGGCAGTAAGGTCTTCGCCAAGGAGTTCATGCGCAAATATCACATTCCGACCGCCGCATTCAAGGTCTTTACAGTTGCGGCCGAGGCAATTGGCTTCTGCCACTCTGTGGATTTTCCGGTCATAATCAAGGCTGACGGTTTAGCGGCTGGCAAAGGTGTAGTGGTAGCAAAAAATCTTAAACAAGCCACCACCACAATCGAAGAAATGATGATCAGGCACCGATTCGGTCGCGCAGGCAACAAGATCGTGATCGAATCGTTCCTAAAGGGTGAAGAAGTTTCGGTTATGGCTATTACTGACGGCAAGGCTATCATACCGTTTCTATCCAGCCAAGATCACAAGCAAGCCTATGATGGTGACCGCGGTCCAAATACTGGTGGCATGGGAGCCTACTGCCCCACAAGAATTCTCGATGACTACCTGGTGGACCAGATTCGCGACTATATTCTTCAGCCAACGATGACTGGATTGCACAAAGAGAGCATCACATACAAAGGTGTCCTATACGTTGGTTTGATGATAACAGAAAGCGGTCCCAAGGTACTCGAATTCAATTGCCGATTCGGCGATCCTGAGACCCAGGCCGTACTGCCACTTCTGAAGACTGACTTGCTTGACCTGATGCTGGCCTCAGTTAATCAGAAACTCGGTTCGGGCCGCAAGATAGAATGGAGCCAGAAAGAGGCAGCCTGTGTCGTAATGGCCTCTAAAGGCTACCCCGGCAAGTATCGTACCGGTCTGAAAATCACCGGCCTGCATAACATCGGCGACAATAATTGTCACATATTCCACGCTGGAACCGTCCCTAAGGGGAATCATCTGATGACTAATGGTGGTCGGGTGCTGGGTGTTGTTGGAATTGACAAAAACCTGCAACAGGCTCTTAATCGCGCCTATCGGGCGATAAACAAGATTCGGTTTGAGGGAGCTATATATCGACGTGATATCGGTTTCAGAGCACTTAATAAAACCAGAGAACAGGTATAA